Proteins co-encoded in one Candidatus Pelagibacter sp. RS40 genomic window:
- a CDS encoding LexA family protein, producing the protein MKLTVPYYLHKAGAGFPSPATDYIEEDIDLNVHLIKNVPATFIIRVQGKSMVDVGINDGDLLVVDKSLTPKNFSTVIANVHDELVVKTLVQERDKKFLTSGSKEFTDRILINEEQDVFIWGVVTYVIHSVF; encoded by the coding sequence ATGAAGCTAACTGTACCCTACTATTTACATAAGGCTGGCGCGGGTTTTCCATCGCCTGCAACAGACTATATCGAGGAAGATATCGATTTAAATGTGCATTTGATCAAAAATGTTCCAGCAACTTTCATCATTAGAGTTCAGGGAAAATCTATGGTGGACGTTGGGATAAACGATGGAGATTTATTAGTTGTTGATAAAAGCTTAACACCAAAAAACTTTTCAACTGTTATTGCAAATGTTCATGACGAACTTGTTGTTAAAACTTTAGTTCAAGAGAGAGATAAAAAATTTCTAACATCTGGATCTAAAGAATTTACGGACAGAATTTTAATTAATGAAGAACAAGATGTTTTTATATGGGGAGTAGTAACTTATGTCATCCACTCAGTATTCTAA
- a CDS encoding uridine kinase has protein sequence MNTASECFDKVKIDCFKFIKSQETSKEKFKGKEKMLKSFLIPACFWISSKSKSKHPFFLGLVGGQGTGKTTTSSILEIILKKYFKLNVFKISIDDFYKTRKERLNLSKKIHPLLMTRGVPGTHDINIMLDFFKKSKSRNFKPFKLPKFNKAIDDRCKKNQWYTLKKRPDVIIFEGWCVGAKAEKNSTLKKSINSMEKSKDTKLIWRKYVNNELKSKYKKLYDQLDCLIYLKAQSFSLLQKWRLIQEKKLWLKNKSKKTKNKIMTKEDVLSFMQTYQRVTQNMFKFAPKYASIIFNLNSDHQIKSAIYKK, from the coding sequence ATGAACACTGCAAGTGAATGTTTTGATAAGGTAAAAATTGATTGTTTTAAATTTATAAAATCTCAAGAAACATCGAAAGAAAAATTTAAAGGAAAAGAAAAGATGTTAAAATCTTTTTTAATTCCTGCTTGTTTTTGGATATCATCAAAATCTAAAAGCAAACATCCTTTTTTTTTAGGGTTAGTAGGCGGCCAAGGAACTGGCAAAACAACAACAAGTTCAATATTAGAAATAATATTAAAAAAATACTTTAAATTGAATGTCTTTAAGATCTCAATCGATGATTTTTATAAAACAAGAAAAGAAAGATTAAACCTTTCAAAAAAAATTCATCCTTTATTGATGACAAGAGGTGTTCCAGGCACCCATGATATAAATATTATGTTAGATTTTTTTAAAAAATCAAAAAGTAGAAATTTTAAGCCTTTTAAGTTACCAAAATTCAATAAAGCCATTGATGACAGATGTAAAAAAAATCAATGGTACACTTTAAAAAAAAGACCAGATGTAATTATATTTGAGGGTTGGTGCGTTGGTGCGAAAGCAGAGAAAAATAGTACCTTAAAAAAAAGTATAAATTCTATGGAAAAATCAAAAGATACCAAGTTGATATGGAGAAAATATGTAAATAATGAATTGAAATCAAAATATAAAAAATTATATGACCAATTGGATTGTTTAATATATTTAAAAGCTCAAAGTTTTTCCTTGCTTCAAAAATGGAGACTGATCCAAGAAAAAAAATTATGGTTAAAGAATAAGAGTAAGAAAACTAAAAATAAAATTATGACAAAAGAGGATGTGCTAAGTTTTATGCAAACTTATCAAAGAGTAACCCAAAATATGTTTAAATTTGCTCCAAAATATGCATCAATCATTTTTAATTTAAATAGTGATCATCAAATAAAATCTGCAATATACAAAAAATAA
- a CDS encoding glycosyltransferase family 2 protein: MTKIYILIPIYNDWESVSELIKEINFCIKDIEAEFSTIVINDASSNQQNINLENIDSFKNIKIINMKENRGHARCIATGLKYIHEKQEYDYIIPMDGDGEDRPEEIIEFTNQIKNFTNKPIVGKRVKRTEKLIFKICYELHKLITFTFTGKSIKFGNFTCLPKSTVEKMINEKATWNSFSGSLTKLEKDLIEIPSIRGERYFGPSKMSFFNLIKHSLSIISVFRRTVLIRSALFIVVYILLIKSNASILTSMPLLLLLFMIYSISSLALRENMDEFDQALSNIDNIDTK; the protein is encoded by the coding sequence ATGACAAAAATTTATATTTTAATTCCAATATATAATGATTGGGAGTCTGTTTCTGAACTTATTAAAGAAATAAATTTTTGTATCAAAGATATTGAAGCAGAGTTTTCAACAATAGTTATTAATGATGCATCAAGTAATCAGCAAAATATAAATTTAGAAAATATAGATAGTTTTAAAAATATTAAAATCATTAATATGAAAGAGAATAGAGGGCACGCAAGATGCATTGCAACTGGTTTAAAATATATTCATGAGAAACAAGAATATGACTATATTATTCCAATGGATGGTGATGGTGAAGACAGACCTGAAGAAATAATAGAGTTCACAAACCAAATTAAAAATTTTACCAACAAACCTATAGTAGGAAAAAGGGTAAAGAGAACAGAAAAATTAATATTTAAAATTTGTTACGAATTACATAAACTTATTACTTTCACTTTTACTGGAAAGTCAATTAAGTTTGGAAATTTCACATGTCTTCCAAAATCAACAGTCGAAAAAATGATAAATGAAAAAGCAACCTGGAACAGTTTTTCTGGATCATTAACTAAACTTGAAAAAGATTTGATAGAAATTCCCTCAATAAGAGGTGAAAGATATTTTGGACCATCAAAAATGAGTTTTTTTAATTTAATAAAACACTCTCTTTCAATAATTAGCGTATTCAGAAGAACAGTTTTAATTCGATCTGCCTTATTTATTGTTGTTTACATACTTTTAATTAAGAGCAATGCCTCAATTTTAACCTCAATGCCACTTTTGCTGTTACTATTTATGATCTATTCAATCTCTAGCTTAGCTTTAAGAGAAAATATGGACGAATTTGATCAGGCTCTATCGAATATTGATAATATTGATACTAAATAA
- a CDS encoding GFA family protein gives MESFKTLKGSCGCGKVTYQIKDKPLITQACHCKDCKKSTGSSFVIHTMVFEDDFSVDGNVSSTELPTGSGKGMRAYFCVICGVYVYCQYNISSGKGGRIAVRTATLENPITPDAHIFVKDKDPWIDIVNKNICHDEIYDRDKTWSEESLKRLNEKMN, from the coding sequence ATGGAAAGTTTTAAAACATTAAAAGGCAGTTGTGGTTGTGGGAAAGTAACATATCAAATCAAAGATAAACCTCTCATAACGCAAGCTTGTCACTGTAAAGATTGTAAAAAATCAACAGGATCATCATTTGTAATTCACACAATGGTATTTGAAGATGACTTTAGTGTTGATGGCAATGTTTCATCTACGGAACTGCCTACAGGGAGTGGTAAAGGAATGAGAGCTTACTTTTGTGTAATTTGTGGTGTTTATGTTTACTGTCAATACAATATTTCATCTGGTAAGGGTGGAAGGATTGCTGTTAGAACAGCTACTTTAGAAAACCCCATTACTCCTGATGCACATATTTTTGTTAAGGACAAAGACCCTTGGATTGATATAGTTAATAAAAATATTTGTCATGATGAAATATATGACAGGGATAAAACTTGGTCTGAGGAAAGTTTAAAAAGATTAAATGAAAAAATGAATTAA
- a CDS encoding TolC family outer membrane protein has protein sequence MKKIILSFLLSTLFFNNGNAISLYQALNDTYKNNTQLNAERENINAAEEDINISKADYMPSLSLSGSKSFENTNELTTQGGTDTSIDDVNPLSSSIKLEQKLFDQGRDFTHQKNIIGLELAKARLVKKEQDILYSAIDAFTGLILAREKLNINRRNLNLLIRQVETDKVRLDRGQITITDLSQSESSLAGAQAQFTQSKSDLLISKLNYENIIGNIDDPSKLKKSSNSIVKIPENLSKAVSLSKENNPDIKIAELELIQSEKDIEISKSDLSPTASLSLERSYNYDLSTTYDEREKDVLKATVNWPFYSGGKKRSKVKKDSNLNYRKRLLLEDTIKTNETNVASAWSSLEASKGFLNSVRAQVRAANIAFEGISAEYERGSRTTLDVIQSNSLLLSAQISLANSERNYLLSQYSLLKAAGLLNKEYLNLK, from the coding sequence ATGAAAAAAATTATTCTATCATTTTTATTATCTACTTTATTTTTTAATAATGGAAATGCTATAAGTTTATATCAGGCTCTAAATGATACTTATAAAAATAATACACAACTAAATGCCGAAAGAGAAAATATAAATGCTGCTGAAGAAGATATTAATATATCTAAGGCAGATTATATGCCTTCACTTTCTTTAAGTGGATCAAAAAGTTTTGAAAATACAAATGAGTTAACAACTCAAGGTGGAACAGATACAAGTATTGATGATGTAAACCCACTTAGTTCCTCAATTAAATTGGAACAAAAATTGTTCGATCAAGGAAGGGATTTTACTCATCAGAAAAATATTATTGGACTTGAACTTGCAAAAGCAAGACTGGTTAAAAAAGAACAAGATATTTTATATAGTGCTATAGATGCATTTACTGGATTAATTCTTGCAAGGGAAAAACTTAATATTAATAGAAGAAATTTAAATTTACTTATAAGACAAGTAGAAACTGACAAAGTAAGACTGGATAGAGGACAAATTACAATTACGGATTTATCACAGTCAGAATCTTCATTAGCAGGAGCTCAAGCACAATTCACACAATCAAAAAGCGATCTTTTAATCAGTAAACTAAACTATGAAAATATTATTGGAAATATTGATGACCCAAGTAAATTAAAAAAATCTTCAAATTCAATTGTTAAAATTCCTGAAAATTTATCAAAAGCAGTTTCACTTTCTAAAGAAAATAATCCAGATATAAAAATTGCAGAGCTAGAATTAATTCAATCAGAAAAAGATATAGAAATTTCAAAATCAGATTTAAGTCCAACAGCAAGTTTATCTTTAGAGAGATCTTATAATTATGATCTTAGTACTACTTATGATGAAAGAGAAAAGGACGTTTTAAAAGCAACTGTTAATTGGCCGTTTTATTCAGGTGGAAAAAAACGTTCTAAAGTTAAAAAAGATTCAAATTTAAATTATAGAAAAAGATTATTACTAGAAGACACAATTAAAACTAATGAAACGAATGTTGCAAGTGCATGGTCAAGTCTAGAGGCCTCTAAAGGATTTTTAAATTCTGTTCGAGCACAAGTAAGAGCAGCTAATATAGCATTTGAAGGTATCTCTGCTGAATATGAGAGAGGCTCTAGAACAACATTAGATGTAATCCAGTCTAATTCGCTACTTCTATCTGCCCAAATATCTTTAGCTAACTCAGAGAGAAATTATCTTCTATCTCAATATAGCCTTCTTAAAGCTGCAGGGCTTTTAAACAAAGAGTATTTAAACCTTAAATAA
- a CDS encoding GFA family protein: MLSLKKLTCHCGAVEIQVNLNDDIDKLKRCNCSMCKRKGTMVATIEKKDLKVIKGENKIKVYQFNTKVAKHHFCSECGIQTHNQRRSDPNTYGINMGCIDDIDVNELFKFKTFINDGQNHIKDRK; this comes from the coding sequence ATGTTGTCTTTAAAAAAATTAACATGTCATTGTGGAGCAGTAGAAATACAGGTCAATCTTAATGATGACATTGATAAACTTAAAAGATGCAATTGTTCAATGTGTAAAAGAAAAGGAACTATGGTTGCTACGATTGAAAAAAAAGATTTAAAAGTTATTAAAGGAGAGAATAAAATTAAAGTTTATCAATTCAATACTAAAGTTGCTAAGCACCATTTTTGCTCAGAATGTGGAATTCAAACACATAATCAAAGAAGAAGTGATCCTAATACTTATGGTATAAATATGGGTTGTATAGACGATATAGATGTGAATGAATTATTTAAATTTAAAACATTTATTAATGACGGTCAAAATCATATAAAGGATAGGAAATAA
- a CDS encoding GFA family protein, translating to MKKLICHCGEVELEIKESEGALNKFLRCNCTLCKKKGYIMTFAPITDVKIKKGEDKLKLYQYHTKVAEHYFCSECGIYTHHKMRSRPDTFGLNVGCIDDIDQFKLENVGLNDGQNHPMDQKK from the coding sequence ATGAAAAAATTAATATGTCATTGTGGTGAGGTTGAACTTGAAATTAAAGAATCTGAAGGAGCACTTAATAAATTTTTAAGATGTAATTGTACACTGTGTAAAAAAAAGGGATATATAATGACCTTTGCTCCTATTACAGACGTAAAAATTAAGAAAGGTGAAGATAAACTTAAACTTTACCAATATCACACCAAAGTAGCAGAGCATTATTTTTGCTCAGAATGTGGAATTTATACACATCATAAAATGAGAAGTAGACCAGATACATTTGGATTAAATGTGGGATGCATCGATGATATTGATCAGTTTAAATTAGAAAATGTCGGTTTGAATGATGGTCAAAATCATCCAATGGACCAAAAAAAATAA
- the recA gene encoding recombinase RecA, translating into MTKNNLKVVKSTKDKELENKEKNKALDAAISQITDNFGKGSVMRLGEQKAMDVESISTGSLSLDLALGIGGLPKGRIIEIYGPESSGKTTLALQVVAEAQKAGGICGFVDAEHALDPVYAKKLGVNTEELLISQPDTGEQALEITDTLIKSGSMSVLVVDSVAALTPRAEIEGDMGDTHVGLQARLMSQALRKLTGSISRTNTMVIFINQIRMKIGVMFGSPETTSGGNSLKFYSSVRMDIRRIGAIKDKDNIIGNTTRVKVVKNKVAPPFKVVEFDLMYGKGISKVGELIDLGAKADIVEKSGAWYAYKGEKIGQGRENAKVYLEQNPTAAAEIEMAIREKAGVISKKIEGNPLNDDKVEAETKEEVPTKKN; encoded by the coding sequence ATGACGAAAAATAACCTAAAAGTGGTGAAATCCACAAAAGATAAAGAATTGGAAAATAAAGAGAAAAATAAAGCATTAGACGCAGCAATTAGCCAAATTACAGATAACTTCGGAAAAGGTTCTGTAATGAGACTTGGCGAACAAAAAGCTATGGATGTTGAGTCAATTTCAACAGGGTCTTTAAGCTTAGATCTTGCACTTGGAATTGGTGGACTTCCAAAAGGAAGAATTATTGAAATTTATGGACCAGAGTCTTCTGGAAAAACAACATTAGCATTACAAGTAGTTGCTGAAGCACAAAAAGCTGGTGGTATTTGTGGATTTGTAGATGCAGAGCATGCACTAGACCCAGTTTATGCAAAGAAACTAGGTGTAAACACAGAGGAATTATTAATTTCTCAACCTGATACTGGCGAACAAGCTTTAGAAATTACTGACACATTAATTAAATCTGGCTCAATGTCAGTTCTTGTTGTCGACTCTGTTGCAGCATTAACTCCAAGAGCAGAAATAGAAGGAGATATGGGTGATACTCATGTTGGTCTTCAAGCAAGATTAATGTCTCAAGCATTGAGAAAATTAACTGGTTCAATTTCTAGAACTAACACAATGGTTATATTTATTAACCAAATTAGAATGAAAATAGGTGTTATGTTTGGAAGCCCAGAAACTACATCAGGTGGTAATTCTTTAAAATTCTATTCATCAGTTAGAATGGATATTAGAAGAATTGGAGCTATCAAAGATAAAGATAATATCATTGGAAATACAACAAGAGTTAAAGTGGTTAAGAATAAAGTTGCACCACCTTTTAAAGTTGTTGAGTTTGATTTGATGTATGGAAAAGGAATTAGTAAAGTAGGGGAACTAATCGATCTAGGTGCCAAGGCAGATATCGTTGAGAAGTCTGGCGCCTGGTACGCTTACAAAGGTGAAAAGATTGGTCAAGGTAGAGAAAACGCAAAAGTTTATCTTGAACAAAATCCAACAGCTGCTGCTGAAATTGAAATGGCAATTAGAGAAAAAGCTGGTGTTATTTCAAAGAAAATCGAAGGCAATCCTTTGAACGACGATAAAGTAGAGGCAGAAACAAAAGAAGAAGTTCCTACTAAAAAAAATTAG
- a CDS encoding Y-family DNA polymerase, whose protein sequence is MSSTQYSKKIALVDCNSFYVSCERLFNPRIRKKPVVVLSNNDGCIISRSNEAKALGIKMGEPYFKARDIILKNKVEVFSSNYSLYGDLSRRVMRTLKRFNSDIEVYSIDEAFMDLSNYTDTEVESVGREIRQTVLKWTGIPTSIGIAKTKTLSKVANHIAKKKQSGVTSLIGIENLDPILEKVEINDVWGVGRQLTKFYQKNGIYNAKQLKNKSNTWIKKSSNVLSSRTAMELRGVPCIDIEITQTKRKSCVVSRSFGKRIETFQELKEAVANYCLNASEKIRSESLVAKAITVFVRTSPFQRNFGYYSNSKTVDFPIATNNSIETVKTAVASLESIFKNGYRYQKAGVMLTGLSNADGKKNLFSSEKDEKINSLMRSMDNTNYRYGRATLSLASAGVHKKWNMRRQYSSKIDTADFYSLPKIRI, encoded by the coding sequence ATGTCATCCACTCAGTATTCTAAAAAAATAGCATTAGTTGATTGTAATTCTTTCTATGTATCTTGTGAAAGATTATTTAATCCAAGAATTAGAAAAAAACCTGTTGTTGTTTTATCCAACAATGATGGTTGTATTATTTCAAGATCTAACGAAGCAAAAGCTTTAGGGATTAAAATGGGTGAACCTTATTTTAAAGCAAGAGATATTATTTTGAAAAATAAAGTAGAAGTATTTTCATCAAATTATTCATTATACGGAGATTTATCTAGAAGGGTAATGAGAACCCTTAAAAGGTTTAATTCTGATATTGAAGTTTATTCAATTGATGAGGCATTCATGGATTTATCAAATTATACAGATACAGAGGTTGAAAGTGTAGGAAGAGAAATCAGACAAACAGTTTTAAAATGGACTGGAATTCCAACCAGTATTGGAATTGCTAAAACAAAAACCTTGAGTAAAGTTGCAAATCATATTGCAAAAAAAAAACAGTCAGGTGTTACAAGCTTAATAGGTATTGAAAATCTAGATCCAATCTTAGAGAAAGTTGAAATTAATGATGTTTGGGGTGTTGGTAGACAACTCACAAAATTTTATCAAAAAAATGGAATTTACAATGCAAAACAACTCAAAAATAAATCAAATACATGGATAAAAAAAAGCTCAAATGTTTTAAGCTCAAGAACTGCAATGGAGCTTAGAGGAGTTCCCTGTATTGATATTGAGATTACTCAAACTAAAAGAAAAAGTTGTGTTGTATCAAGATCTTTTGGAAAAAGAATTGAGACTTTTCAAGAATTAAAAGAAGCTGTTGCAAATTATTGTTTAAACGCATCTGAAAAAATTAGATCAGAGTCTTTAGTTGCAAAAGCAATTACAGTATTTGTTAGAACTAGTCCTTTTCAAAGAAACTTTGGATATTATTCAAACTCAAAGACGGTTGATTTCCCAATTGCAACAAACAATAGTATTGAAACAGTTAAAACTGCTGTTGCAAGCTTAGAAAGTATATTTAAAAACGGTTATCGTTATCAAAAAGCAGGTGTAATGCTTACAGGATTGTCAAATGCAGATGGTAAGAAGAATTTGTTCTCATCTGAAAAGGATGAAAAGATTAATAGTTTAATGCGATCTATGGATAATACAAATTATAGATATGGTAGAGCAACTCTAAGTCTTGCAAGTGCTGGTGTTCATAAAAAATGGAATATGAGAAGACAATATTCTTCTAAAATAGATACTGCTGATTTTTATTCCTTACCAAAAATAAGGATATAA
- the alaS gene encoding alanine--tRNA ligase encodes MAKTLNEIRTTFLDYFEKNDHRIVESSNLVPNNDPTLMFANSGMVQFKNVFTGLERRDYQRATTSQKCVRAGGKHNDLENVGYTPRHHTFFEMLGNFSFGDYFKEKAIELAWNLITKDFGLDKDRLYVTVFHEDDEAFNFWKKIAGFSDDKIIRIATSDNFWSMGETGPCGPCSEIFYDHGDHLYGGLPGTKEEDGDRFIEIWNLVFMQFEQVSKDKRINLPKPSVDTGMGLERIAALLQGTHDNYETDHFKKLINSTSEAVKVKPNENNLSSFRVIADHLRASSFLIAEGVLPSNEGRGYVLRRIMRRGMRHSHLLGSKEPIFYNIFKTLMDEMKGNYPEIERAESLIRETLKMEEEKFLVLLDRGIKILNEEISKIDKVLPGEVAFKLYDTYGFPLDLTQDILKSKSLTIDNDKFNTLMQESRELAKKNWKGSGDSAVDDIWFGIREKLGATEFLGYETNQAEGVVLSLLKDNKEVDQINSGDEAMIIINQTPFYGESGGQVGDKGEIISGEFVFEVEDVQKKLGDLFVHYGKVKKGSIKNNENVEMKIDIERRDNVRAYHSATHLLHESLRRVLGTHVTQKGSLVEPDRLRFDFSHMKPISSDEIEKIETYVNSMVSNKSEVKTRIMTPKEAVNNGALALFGEKYGDEVRVLSMGSEKDKYFSTELCGGTHVRNTGDIGKFKIVSQSSIAAGVRRVEALRDKQLDDYLKNKEKLSDLSAQKDEQTIKEISEKIIKAGGKPDLSNKDQKGLIKDLSKQLELLSVKSILEDKNKNVINDETINGIKIRLQKVDGLPPKDLRKLVDNGKKELAEGIVIVFANKDDKVGLAVGITDNLIEKYDAVKFAKLGSEIIGGKGGGGRKDFAQAGGTDPGKIDEAISKLKEII; translated from the coding sequence ATGGCAAAAACCTTAAATGAGATCAGAACTACTTTCCTAGATTATTTTGAGAAAAATGATCACAGGATAGTTGAGTCTTCAAACTTAGTACCAAACAATGATCCTACTTTGATGTTTGCAAACTCAGGAATGGTTCAGTTTAAAAATGTTTTCACAGGTTTAGAAAGAAGAGATTATCAAAGGGCAACTACCTCTCAGAAATGTGTGAGAGCAGGTGGTAAACATAATGATTTAGAAAATGTTGGTTACACGCCAAGACACCACACATTTTTCGAAATGCTTGGTAATTTTTCTTTTGGAGACTATTTTAAAGAAAAAGCAATTGAACTTGCATGGAACTTAATCACTAAAGATTTTGGATTAGATAAAGATAGACTTTATGTAACTGTTTTTCATGAAGATGATGAAGCCTTTAATTTTTGGAAGAAAATCGCGGGTTTTAGCGACGATAAAATAATAAGGATTGCAACATCAGATAACTTTTGGTCGATGGGAGAAACTGGCCCATGCGGCCCTTGCTCTGAAATTTTTTATGATCATGGGGATCATTTATATGGTGGCCTTCCCGGAACTAAAGAAGAGGATGGGGATAGATTTATTGAAATTTGGAACTTAGTCTTTATGCAGTTTGAACAAGTTTCAAAAGATAAACGAATTAATTTACCAAAACCATCTGTTGATACAGGAATGGGATTAGAGAGGATAGCAGCTTTACTTCAAGGCACACATGATAATTATGAAACAGATCATTTTAAAAAATTAATAAATTCAACCTCAGAAGCTGTAAAAGTAAAACCGAACGAAAATAATTTATCAAGCTTTAGAGTTATTGCAGACCACCTAAGAGCAAGTTCTTTTTTAATTGCAGAAGGCGTACTTCCATCAAACGAAGGAAGAGGATATGTCCTAAGAAGAATTATGAGAAGAGGTATGAGACATTCTCATTTACTCGGATCAAAAGAACCAATTTTTTATAATATTTTTAAAACTTTGATGGATGAGATGAAAGGAAATTATCCTGAAATTGAAAGAGCAGAGTCTTTAATTCGTGAAACATTAAAGATGGAGGAAGAAAAATTTTTAGTACTTCTTGATAGGGGAATAAAAATTTTAAATGAGGAAATTTCAAAAATTGACAAAGTTTTACCTGGTGAAGTTGCTTTCAAATTATATGACACTTATGGTTTCCCATTAGATTTAACCCAAGATATTTTAAAAAGTAAATCTTTAACAATTGATAACGATAAATTTAATACTTTAATGCAAGAAAGTAGAGAGCTTGCAAAAAAAAATTGGAAAGGTTCCGGAGATAGTGCTGTTGATGATATTTGGTTTGGAATAAGAGAAAAGTTAGGCGCAACAGAATTTTTAGGTTATGAAACAAATCAAGCTGAAGGAGTAGTGCTTTCATTATTAAAAGATAATAAAGAAGTAGATCAGATTAACTCTGGTGATGAGGCAATGATTATTATCAATCAAACTCCTTTTTACGGAGAGTCGGGTGGACAAGTTGGTGACAAAGGAGAAATTATTTCAGGTGAATTTGTTTTTGAAGTTGAAGATGTACAAAAAAAACTTGGAGATTTATTTGTTCACTATGGAAAAGTTAAAAAAGGATCAATTAAAAATAATGAAAATGTGGAGATGAAAATAGATATTGAAAGGCGAGATAATGTAAGAGCGTATCATTCAGCAACACATTTATTGCACGAGTCTTTAAGAAGAGTTTTAGGCACACATGTTACTCAAAAAGGCTCATTAGTTGAGCCTGACAGATTAAGGTTTGATTTTAGCCATATGAAACCAATTTCTAGCGACGAAATAGAGAAGATAGAAACATACGTAAATTCAATGGTTAGTAATAAATCTGAGGTTAAAACAAGGATAATGACACCTAAAGAAGCAGTAAATAATGGAGCATTAGCTTTGTTTGGTGAAAAATATGGTGATGAAGTGAGAGTTTTATCAATGGGAAGTGAAAAAGATAAATATTTTTCAACAGAGTTATGTGGTGGAACTCATGTAAGAAATACTGGGGATATAGGAAAATTCAAAATTGTGAGCCAATCCTCAATTGCAGCAGGTGTAAGAAGAGTTGAGGCTTTAAGAGACAAACAACTAGATGATTATTTAAAAAATAAAGAAAAATTATCTGATTTATCAGCTCAAAAGGATGAACAAACTATAAAAGAGATTTCAGAAAAAATCATTAAAGCAGGAGGAAAACCAGATTTAAGTAATAAAGATCAAAAAGGTTTAATAAAAGATCTTTCCAAACAACTTGAACTATTAAGTGTTAAATCAATTTTGGAAGACAAAAACAAAAATGTAATTAATGATGAGACTATAAATGGAATAAAAATAAGATTACAAAAGGTTGATGGATTGCCACCAAAAGATTTGAGAAAATTGGTGGATAATGGAAAAAAAGAATTAGCAGAAGGTATTGTAATCGTATTTGCTAACAAGGATGACAAAGTAGGTTTAGCAGTTGGCATCACAGATAATCTGATTGAAAAATATGACGCGGTAAAATTTGCAAAATTAGGTTCTGAAATAATTGGTGGCAAAGGTGGTGGGGGTAGAAAAGATTTCGCTCAAGCTGGCGGTACTGATCCAGGTAAAATTGATGAAGCTATAAGTAAACTAAAAGAGATAATTTAA